The following are from one region of the Dreissena polymorpha isolate Duluth1 chromosome 2, UMN_Dpol_1.0, whole genome shotgun sequence genome:
- the LOC127870169 gene encoding uncharacterized protein LOC127870169, with product MAEGDPWRDTAEHGGIPRNSGLYSRHSIAQCENASLEMCTLMNCLGYGPHIRQARRDAHRERDRLMNAQEPGTKTVITSGSKAEGLTRMYESDMDMMYVVEGIMCLENGVDSDKLPRETTVFTLNTGVCYHGHSRLNLLGRLGDIIPSIIRDALCEDENWRVFLSSALLVDAQSDIAPTENEIRHERAGPSMPSSSGPIHTDNVFSLRCHCPVILSRWAERTRHWPPPDIVRKVVTMGSFVTPVGFKGSEYQHLEWRICFNTGENELMSSLNNTQVYIYVLLKMVVKDVLKPVKKEITSYTVKNIVLWLAENNPQAQFNESNLFYWIREGLEKLRTAILKIELPYYMIPERNLMAACGLDDGKKCTWENTITDMMNEGSNTLLRLPRIRKAIISHPEPLMWYNKKRIEIELLQLKLWNRIIQCKNKNGVVNMSNPMLQALFSRRCDLVIEVHTRMNRKGSRLNDLIKIGDMMLM from the coding sequence GCTCAGTGTGAAAATGCCTCACTAGAGATGTGCACTCTGATGAACTGTCTCGGTTATGGGCCTCACATCAGACAGGCACGGAGAGACGCCCACAGGGAACGTGATAGGCTGATGAATGCTCAAGAGCCTGGTACCAAAACGGTGATCACTTCTGGTAGCAAGGCAGAGGGGCTGACACGCATGTATGAAAGTGACATGGATATGATGTATGTTGTAGAAGGCATCATGTGTTTAGAAAATGGTGTTGATTCTGACAAATTACCAAGGGAGACTACTGTGTTTACATTAAACACCGGCGTGTGCTACCACGGACACTCAAGGCTTAATTTACTCGGGCGACTAGGCGACATTATTCCATCAATAATTCGTGATGCTCTGTGTGAAGATGAAAATTGGCGTGTCTTCCTGAGCAGTGCTTTATTGGTTGATGCTCAAAGTGACATAGCACCTACGGAAAACGAGATTCGCCATGAACGTGCAGGGCCATCAATGCCGAGTTCATCAGGGCCAATTCATACAGACAATGTCTTTTCTTTACGCTGCCATTGTCCTGTCATACTATCGAGATGGGCAGAGCGAACTCGCCATTGGCCACCACCGGATATCGTTCGCAAAGTCGTAACTATGGGATCATTTGTAACACCTGTTGGTTTTAAGGGTAGTGAATATCAACATTTAGAATGGAGGATTTGTTTTAATACTGGGGAGAATGAACTTATGAGCAGTCTTAATAACACCCAGGtctacatttatgttttattgaaaatggttGTTAAGGATGTGTTAAAGCCAGTAAAGAAAGAAATTACATCATACACAGTGAAAAACATTGTTTTGTGGCTTGCGGAGAACAATCCACAGGCACAGTTTAATGAAAGCAATTTGTTTTATTGGATTCGGGAAGGATTGGAGAAATTGAGAACGGCAATATTAAAGATCGAACTGCCATATTATATGATACCAGAAAGGAATCTAATGGCAGCATGCGGACTGGATGACGGAAAAAAATGTACATGGGAAAATACTATCACGGACATGATGAACGAAGGTTCAAATACATTACTAAGATTGCCGAGGATACGAAAGGCAATAATATCGCATCCAGAGCCACTAATGTGGTATAACAAGAAGAGAATTGAGATAGAACTGCTGCAGTTGAAGCTCTGGAACAGAATAATACAATGCAAGAATAAGAATGGTGTGGTCAATATGTCGAATCCTATGCTGCAGGCGTTATTTAGTCGTAGGTGTGATTTAGTGATAGAGGTCCATACGAGGATGAATAGGAAAGGAAGTCGTTTAAATGATCTGATAAAGATAGGTGATATGATGCTTATGTAA